The Medicago truncatula cultivar Jemalong A17 chromosome 7, MtrunA17r5.0-ANR, whole genome shotgun sequence genome includes the window TGgtgggaaaaagaaaaaaaatactatggAAGAAACATTTGTACCTTTTGAAGGTATCAAGAATGATCTAAGAGGAAGGTTAATGTGCTACAAACAAGATTGGACAGGTGGAATCAAAGCAGGTGTAAGGTATATTCTTCTaaattatatatactatatagcttttttttttttacagaatatACTATATAGCTAATAGTAGTAATTAAGATATAGATTATAAAGTTTTTTGACCAATTGTAATATAACTTTCataaatgttttgattcacttTACAGGATTTTGGCCCCCACAacatacatattttttgctTCTGCAATACCTGTCATTTCATTTGGTGAACAACTAGAGAGAAATACTGGTACTGAAATGAATATTCATAATTTAACTATAAGTATAATTTGGAATATGTTTTcataaaggaaaaagaaataattttagaaaaaatgagTTAGCATTAAAATGTGTTGATTTGATATTTGCAGAGGGTGTTCTAACAGCTGTTCAAACCTTGGCATCAACTTCAATATGTGGCATTATACACTCAATCATTGGTGGTCAACCTTTACTGATTTTAGGAGTGGCAGAACCTACTGTGATCATGTACACATTCATGTTCAATTTTGCTAAAGAAAGACCTGAGTTGGGCAGAAACCTGTTTCTTGGATGGGCTGGATGGTAAATAacttattctttttatttttgttttacttcTTCATGTTTCCAGCCTCTATACATTTAGGTCCCTTTtagataaacagcttaattaggttttgttatttgttagCATAAacgtttatcatataagtgcttatgtataagctatttttataacaaaaataaaaataaaataaaaagtcaaacttttttcataagctatcacgGATAACTTgtggaaataagttgaaaacagcttatggacatgtcataagttatttctataagtTCTCCTGAACTGTCACACAAGTGCTTATatcagtagataaactcaaacaaGCCAATCAAAACATGTCCTCATTTATGTTCTAGTGCTGTCACTGTCATGTGGCTGACCATTgtcttgttttcatttttaatttgattttgtaggGTATGTGTATGGACTGCTTTGATACTATTCTTACTGGCCATCTTAGGAGCATGTTCCATCATCAACCGGTTTACCCGAATTGCGGGAGAGTTGTTTGGCATGCTCATTGCAATGCTTTTCATGCAGCAAGCTATCAAAGTAAGACAATTATCAAAGTTTACATTGGTCATTTATCATATCTGttctatttatctatttatctaCCTATCAACAAAGGTGTTAGTTAATGCGTATTCACATGATATACCAAAGTTATTTACCAACATATTGTCGTCATTGTGTCAGGGACTTGTGGATGAGTTTCGCATACCAAAGAGAGAAGATACAAAAGCAATTGAGTTCTTACCTTCGTGGAGGTTTGCTAATGGGATGTTCGCTTTGGTCCTTTCATTTGGCCTTCTCCTTACTGCATTAAAAAGCAGAAAGGCTAGATCATGGCGTTATGGTAGTGGTAAGTGCTATATACATATGTAAATTGTCTCTGCAACTTAAAAGTTCTGAACCCGTCACTGCATATAATCATTTGGTTTtcttagaaaataatttatttaactttaaCTACAGGTTGGCTCCGTAGCCTTATAGCCGACTACGGTGTTCCGCTTATGGTCCTAGTTTGGACAGGTGTGTCCTACATGCCGACTGCAAGTGTTCCAAATGGTATCCCACGGCGCCTCTTTAGTCCAAATCCGTGGTCACCCGGTGCCTATGACAATTGGACTGTTGTTAAGGCATGTAAACAAGTTTTCTGTTTGTCCATTTTAACATTGTTTATTAACAAGATGGCTTGTGAACAAAAATTAATAGGTGTACTAATTTGTTCTGAACAGGATATGGTTCAAGTTCCTGTTGTATTCATAATTGGAGCATTTATACCAGCAACTATGATTGCAGTGCTTTATTACTTTGACCACAGTGTGGCATCTCAGCTTTCTCAGCAGAAAGAGTTCAATTTGAGAAAGCCATCTTCTTACCATTATGATTTGCTCCTTTTGGGATTTTTGGTATGACACTTCAATATGTCAATTCCTAGttcattaaatttcaatttgcTTAATTCTTTTTCTAATGGTAACATCCATATTTCTTGCTGGAAGACATTATTGTGTGGCCTTATTGGAATTCCTCCTGCAAATGGAGTCATACCGCAGTCTCCGATGCATACAAAGAGTCTAGCAACTCTTAAACATCAGGTAAGACAAGTTAAAAATGTATCATATAGTCAATTTCTTCCTGATTAATTTATAACTCTTAGTAATGTGAATATGTGTATAACTAAAAAATGAACAATGGTGTTGTTACAGTTGCTTCGTAACAGACTCGTGATAACCGCTCGAAACAGTATCAGTAAGAATGCTAGTCTAGGACAGTTATATGGTAATATGCAAGAAGTATACCATCAAATGCAGACACCCCTTATTTACCAGGACCCATCTGCTCGAGTAAGTCGATCCTAAACCttcttaatatttattttcttgttattaAATCTTTGTTTAATTATGACATATGTTGACATTTTGATAAATGATCAGGCACAAGGactaaaagaattaaaagaaacaaCCATTCAAGCAGCTACAAGCATGGGAAACGTGGACGCCCCGGTTGATGAGACTATATTTGACGTCGAGAAAGAAATAGATGACTTGCTTCCTGTTGAGGTAAAGGAACAACGTGTCAGTAACTTGCTTCAATCAGTATTGGTTGGAGGATGTGTTGCAGCCATGCCTATTCTCAAGAAAATCCCAACTTCAGTACTTTGGGGCTACTTTGCCTTTATGGCAATTGAAAGTTTACCTGGAAACCAGTTTTGGGAAAGGATCCTTTTACTCTTCACTGCACCAAGCAGAAGATACAAGTAAATAAAAATTCTGTCTTTGaaacaatttaatatatatatatatatatatgttgaatcTTATATTCTTGTAATAATGAacaaattttctttaaatgtgtagGGTGCTTGAAGATTACCATGCTACTTTTGTTGAAACAGTTCCTTTCAAGACAATAGCATTATTCACAATTTTCCAAACCATTTATCTATTTATATGTTTTGGACTAACTTGGGTACCTATTGCTGGAGTCATGTTTCCTTTGATGATCATGCTCTTAGTTCCACTAAGACAATACTTTCTCCCCAAATTTTTCAAAGGTGCACACCTTCAAGACTTGGATGCGGCCGAGTATGAGGAGCAAACTGCTTTACCGTTCAACCTTGCATCAGTAAGATTTCTTATCCAACAAGcttaataatcataataatagagtttaattttgatatattgtcAGTGGAAAATGTTTTACATTGTCAGCTTAATAATCTTGattaaagtcaaacattttaTATGATCTGACCATTATGATTGATTAACAGCAATCTGAGTTTGGAGCTGGTGCTTCTCATATTGGAGAAGGTGAGATATTTGATGAAGTTATCACAAGAAGCCGTGGTGAATTTAGGCATACTACTAACAGTCCAAAGATCAGTAGCTCCACTCCAACACCAAGAAATGATCCTAAAAGCCGTCTAAGCCCGCACCTCTCTTTTAATTCTCGTGTGGGCGAGTTCGCGACTGAGCAAAGTCCTCGGTCTGGCGTAAGAGGCACCAACAGTCCAATGACCAAAGAAATGAGATTGTCAGGTAGGGGAATAAGTCCTCTCAACCCTGATTCCAAACACCAAGACAAGAAATAATTCAAGACTTGTGTCTTAGAATGATGTAGGAGGCTTATTTGTTGCTTCATTTCCAGTTTATGGTTCTTTAATTTTGCTTGGCTTTTTATTGTAACTTGTAAAGTATTTTCAGTATCCTATATACAACAGGTGTATGCAACCAAAAATATGGAGCTTCCTATGTCAAATTGTAACTGTTAATGTTACTATATTTGTGCAAATGTATATCATCATCAAGTTTGTTTCAAATTccaattcaataaatgatgaCTAGTTTGAGTCTTGTAATAGTTTTGAACATCACTTTCGATGAGTTTATACAACAATTGCATGGTTCATACTTCATAGTCATTCTCACATGATAGGAATCTCCAATGCAATTGAATTAAATATCCACCGATGTCAAATATGAGAACAATAAGAACAattcttttacgtgaaaacaTAATTTCTCTAAAGCAGTTTCAGATTAGCACTAGATGTAAGATAATTTGTAATATACAAAGTATATGTATTCATATATGCCTCACATGCATATTGTTTCAGACTGGATTAGGGCCCATCCAAACCGGACTTATAGGTCAGTGGTCGCATGATATCAATCAGCCGTTGATCCGCATATCACAACGGGATCCAGATGTCTAGTAACATTCTCAACGGACTTTTTCGTTATTTTCCCTCAACGGTATCACTATATAAGGAATTTCCTTCCTCTTAAGAAAATTATACACTATTTCAGTTCACCGCTCACTCCCCTTAATCTTGATTAACTTGTGCGTCAAGGTGTTTGCAAATACCCCACCACAACAGAGACCTTCTAGATGCCTTGTCGTCCTCTGTCACGCTTCAACATCTCCAACCACCGTTCGAGATCTACTTCGGATCACATATGTTGTTATGTTAATGGAATTAATATAATATCCTAATCCATGTCATGCAACAAAAGCATGTCACTTATTTATGAATAGCTTATGTGCGTGTAAATGATAAACTTTAGGGACAACCTTTTTAGTGATAGTATTGTGTGGAAGATTCACCCCCTTATCAACAATAATGGTCCAAACAATTATCATCATTACAACATGAAAGCAAGACCGCACTTGTTTACGAGTTTACTTGAAAAAGGGGTTTTCAAAAGAGAGGGAATAAAAAGTGTATAAGCAATTACAGGAACAAAGTATGTGAGTGGTAATGTTGTATGACGTTCTACTATTCCTTGGTGGGGTTCATTACATTAACTCATTCTTTGATTTTGCTTATAGAGCTTACATCGCTGTCTAATTATTCCAAAATCTCTGTcgttttgagtaaaaaaaatgtaacaaaaagaTCAAAAACAATAGTGTAACATAATATCATactataaaaaacaaaagtagtCGGTTAACATCATCTAATAGGTGTGGAATTGAACCACAAAAAGTTATATTCAAGAATTGACACATTAGTTGACCATGTCACCACTACAAATGGCTTTATTTATGCTGAATATGAGAAGTTTTCaataatcatttgaaaataacATTGTCAACATTCTTGGCCACACAAGGCTCACACCTGTGCTAGCTATCTATAATTTGTTGCCTATATGAGCAAAAACAGTGCTCAACCATTGACACTGGCTGTATAAATCAATACCAGATTGTAATAATAGAAGGCTGGTGCATGCCTACTCACACACACAGCAAAACAACCTCATCATGTAAATTTAAGCAATTATGTATGATTTTtagtcataaaaaaaataataataataataataataataaccgTGTTGGTCTTACATCGGAGGTGGCTATAGAACTTTCGATCTTCTTATCACTCATCTCCTTAATTCTTCACATCAActacaaaatcaacatttttcgtataagcaaattttagtaatttaattATTACACTAATTAAATTATAGAGTTCGAATCTTGTACATCTAGCTTAAAACCCAATCAtcgtcattaaaaaaaactcaatcatTGTCccttagaaatattttattttattttttaaatattgagaAGTGTCACTCTTTATAACTTATACTCTATCCGACAATAattgtaatattattttgtgcttAAATATAAGACATTTTACTGAATATATCAATTCTAAatacttctaatttatcttagaatataaaatttcaaCGTCATCGTGATTTAGTAATAGTGAAGAATAAAGATGGAGAGTGAACAAGTTTATATCCAACTTGTCAATCAAGCTTAATTCATCCTTGTAAACTTTTAATAAAACTAAGGGTT containing:
- the LOC11436381 gene encoding probable boron transporter 2, encoding MEETFVPFEGIKNDLRGRLMCYKQDWTGGIKAGVRILAPTTYIFFASAIPVISFGEQLERNTEGVLTAVQTLASTSICGIIHSIIGGQPLLILGVAEPTVIMYTFMFNFAKERPELGRNLFLGWAGWVCVWTALILFLLAILGACSIINRFTRIAGELFGMLIAMLFMQQAIKGLVDEFRIPKREDTKAIEFLPSWRFANGMFALVLSFGLLLTALKSRKARSWRYGSGWLRSLIADYGVPLMVLVWTGVSYMPTASVPNGIPRRLFSPNPWSPGAYDNWTVVKDMVQVPVVFIIGAFIPATMIAVLYYFDHSVASQLSQQKEFNLRKPSSYHYDLLLLGFLTLLCGLIGIPPANGVIPQSPMHTKSLATLKHQLLRNRLVITARNSISKNASLGQLYGNMQEVYHQMQTPLIYQDPSARAQGLKELKETTIQAATSMGNVDAPVDETIFDVEKEIDDLLPVEVKEQRVSNLLQSVLVGGCVAAMPILKKIPTSVLWGYFAFMAIESLPGNQFWERILLLFTAPSRRYKVLEDYHATFVETVPFKTIALFTIFQTIYLFICFGLTWVPIAGVMFPLMIMLLVPLRQYFLPKFFKGAHLQDLDAAEYEEQTALPFNLASQSEFGAGASHIGEGEIFDEVITRSRGEFRHTTNSPKISSSTPTPRNDPKSRLSPHLSFNSRVGEFATEQSPRSGVRGTNSPMTKEMRLSGRGISPLNPDSKHQDKK